The DNA segment TGGACGGAGATCATAAAGGGGATCTTAAAGGCTGTTGTGTTGCCCGTATCATCGCCGGCTGCTCTGCCAGACCTGCGTTTTGGATAAAGAGCTTCCATCGGCTGCACTGTGGCTGACCGGTGACCCCGATCTGCAGCCTAACCCTCTTCTGGGTCACCGCTGAGCTAATAGAGGTGGTCTGGCTGGACCTGATGTGGAATTTGACCCCAGCTGACCCTGTCCCACAAGTAGCCTTTCACTGATCCTGGACTCAGTGGAAAGGAAGGATAAAAGAGCAAGAGAGGCGACAGAGAAGaaaggaggaagaaaaggagagaagtgagagcagcagcacagcgacTGGTGAGGAAGTTAAAGGGGGCTCTGGGtgcgagggagggaggagaggagggaggagagtggGAAGAAAAGAGAGGGTACAAAAGAGCTATTTTCTTAAGCTTAGAGAGGACATGTGGGAGCTCTAAAAGGATGTTCGTTGACCATTAAAGCCCCAGTCTCAGCCACCTCTCCTTCTGTCAGGTCTTCTGTTTGTCTCTAGTCTAACTTTTATCTCTTGTCCACAACACTGTGGTTGGTATAAATCACTGTGTTACCTTTAACACAATAAATACAGAGAAGTATATCATTCTCTTGCTCTTCTCTTTATTCTTTGCTTGCCTTTTCATTTGTACATATTTCAGTTTCAAAAACCTTTTGACTGATAGAaaatatttctttctctctgtcagctcctcCAGTATGCCAGTGGAGACCCTGCGGCCATCAGACGGCCGTCTGGCCGGGGTTCCCTTCACCTCTGCTATGCCCTTCAGGATACTTAACAAGGGTCCAGACTACTTCCGTCGTCAGGCTGAGCCTGGGGCCCGTAAACTGAGTGCTGTAGAACGCCTGGAGGCCGACAAGGCTAAATATGTGAAGAGCCAGCAGGTGGCTCTCACCCGCCAGGCCCCCATCAAACCACCCATCATTCGCAAGCCCCTCGTTCCTCCAGGGATGATGCTCCAGTGTCAGATCAGCACTCCTCCAGCTCGCAAAGTTGCCCGCTGCCCAGCTGATGTGGAgaatggaggagggagagatggaccaggaggaagaagagggccTGCTCTTAACCTGGATATTCTGAATAATCTTATCAATGATGTATGTGATGGACCAATGCCCTCCTCCCAGTCCTCTTCAtccacctccccctcctcaTCATCCCCTTCATCGGGAGCTAAGAGCATCGGCAGTAGCCTGTCAGCAGAACAAGAGAGGAGCAACCGACTCCTCAACAACCTCAAACCACTGAATCACGGCACCGTCAACTCCTCATCCACCTCCTCCTGCACTTCCTCTCCACTCAACAACAACCTCCGGACCCCTGCAGCGGAACCCACCCGCCGTCCACCCCCTATCCCAGCACGAGTGCCCCGCATTGGGGTTCCAGTGCCCTATAGCTCCCCTAACTCAGTGACAGTGCGCAGGGTGGATGTTCGGCCTCAGGCTGAAATAAGGAAACCTCACAGGGCTCTGCTGCAGCCCCAACTCAGGCCCAGACAGACTGCCCAGGGCCAAGTCGCACACCCCCAGGtcccacctccaccacctcctgcaCCCTCTCAGAACACACCCCAACCCCAAACCCTGCCCTCCCCTCCTGTTTACCTGCCGCCTAGTCCCATGCTGGTTCGAGCTGGCGTGATCCCACCAGCCTCCCCTGCTTTCACTCGTATTTCAAATGCCAGCTCCAAGGGGTCCAGCCGTAAGCATCCATCCTTGCACCGCTCAAAGTCGGACTTGAGCGACCGATACTCCCGTGCCACGGCCGACCTGGAGCGCTTCTTCAACTACTGCGGGCTGGACCCAGGGGAAGTTGAGAGTATGGGCGGAGTGGAGCGCTTCACAAGAGCCAACTCAGACATTGTGTCCGTCTCCAAGCTCCGCAGCGTTAGCACTCCCAGCTCGGAGTGTGGGGACGAGGCCTTCCCGGCGAGGGAAGACTGCGGAGACGAGGATGACGACGACGGGCCCGCCAGAGCCAACGAGCGGGTTCCCTACGGCATCTCCGTCATTGAGAGGAATGCTCGAGTTATCAAGTGGCTGTACGGCATCCGTCAGGCGAGAGATGCTAACAACGCTGTCTCTAACGTATAGACAGGGGAGGacttgaaagaaaaaacagggaAGCAGTACTTTTTGTACGTTTACATACGTCTGAAGAAGGGAAAGCCCGTCTGCTCATCTTCTGCTGCCTTATGTGACATTTAAGGATAATCcagtagttgtttttttctgtttcctctgaaGACTCACACTTGTTTTGGAAATTACACATTAGTAATTGATACCTGGGCTGCAAGTCAGGACTGCTTCCCTGCAAGACTCCATGGACGATACATTTCCCTTTTCCTCCACTTGATCTTGTTTAACAATACTGGTATATGAAAGCAATAATAGACTGGTATAAATGCTGATGGTGAGAATGAAGGCAGAGGATGTTTGCGATTGTGGTTCCTCATGTAAAggtactttgtgtgtgtgtgtgtgtgtgtgtgtgtgtgcatgcgcgtgtgtgtgtgtgtgtacgtctatgtgtgtgcgtgccagAGAGCTCCGCAGCACAAAGCCACTGGAACATGGCTTCAAGCTGCCAGAGCCTCTGATGCTACGCAGCGCAATGACTGTTGAGCAAGCCGGGAAGAGAACCACGTTGATACTGtgaaatttcacaaaaaaagcttccataaaacacatttgtattttcaaaaacCTTTTGGCTGTAAGACTGTTATTCTACAATTTTCTGTCAGCATGCAAGTGAAACGTTggtatacatttattttaggGTTTTGTCACATCAGCAAAGCACACACTTAACTCACACAGATAATCACATCATGGCACAAACTTTACATTCAGGTCAGTTACAGTAAATATGAGAGCAGGTGCAGTCATGCTGTCTGTATATCTGAGCGTAACATTGTCTAGGTTTGTGTTTGCATCTGATACACAGTCTCATGTCTTGGATTATGCTGCACTGGTGCAGCAAGAGAAATCTGTTTACTATGTATGTCTGGGCACGGATGAGAGAGCAAGTCATGTGATAAGGAATGATCTCACAAGTGGATGGTCGAAGTAAGTGTAGCATGAAAAAGTTATTTTGCCTCCAGTAAGAATGGAGAGATGGGTAAAAAGAAGACTGAAAAGACTCGGATAGAAAAACAAAGATATCTGTGGTGGTTCTGAAAGTGTCTCAGGAAGATGTACTTGGCATACTAACAAAAATGGACCAATATTTATTtggaaaatgtaatttaatgtattttttaatattggaCAACTTTGTGTACAGAATTCAATCTTTGAAAGTGCAATCTCATCATATCTACTACAATGACAGTATATGTAGGATCACATTTAGACACACATGCAATTACAGGCACCAGTCACATGCTCAGTGTGAATGTTGTAAACAGGGGAATGCCAGTGTAACATGTGCCCCGCTGCTCGTGGGGAGCGGCAAAGAAAGTGAgactgttttgtatttatttgacttcctgtttgtcgCAGCGGGAGCGAGACTGTGCACGTTCTCCACCCTCTGCTTCTACTTCCTTTAACTTTTCAGGATAAACAGTATGAGCACCAGCCAGGTTTTTCTCTTCGTACTTGTCACAGGTAGATGAGGAGCAGTGTACAGCGGGAGTCAGATCAGAGGGCTGGAGAACACGACAGCAGCGGCAATGAACAATGTGTGCTGTTGAATCTGGCACTGGATGCCCAAAGAGTCTTCAAGTGAGAGATCCAAAATGCTTTACCATGGTGTATTCTAaacaattaataataaaaaaatgttaaagcatGTACTTGttcactgtttttattattgtctAGGCTCTCAAGTTGACTGATGGTGCCGCCTGGTTCCAGCATATGGCCACAAACAGCCACTCCTCTGATTTCTTCAGTGTTGTGGGAGTTTACGAGGTGCTTGCTGCCAAGTCTTTGGTTTATAATCTGAAATCTGGTGCGGGTCCAGTTCAGCAGAGGCAGGTGTTTGGCCCCTCATATCAGCATCAATAATTGACACACGGCACTTTCACTGATCTCCTCAGGATGGGTTTGTTTACTTTGATCGTGTTCTTGTGAGAGTCTGACTGCTACATTATTTAGCGAGGAAAATGTTGACACGCATACAAACTCACCCCGCTCCTGCTCTCGTAGTCTCTCATTTAGTCACTCACATAAAACTGCACAAGTTGTATTATGACACTGTGCCACTGCCACTGACTGCAGTCTAAAAGCCTGTTGTGATTACCCCCCCACCCAACTCCTCAGCACCACACCCTGTTTGAGAGCTCTGAAACCTCATTAAGAGACCAACTGCTCAATTAAACACCCTGCTGGAGGGCAACGAGGGTAAAAAAATTAATGGGTGTGAAAGGGCTACTTTTGCGAGCAACTGGTTTTCTAGAGTATGTATTCATCGCACTGTTTATTTAGGCAAAAACATGGAAATAGGACAGAACACTGATAAAACACTCCACTAAAAAGTTGTCTGGAGTATCAAGTTTTTACCTCCTGTAGGTTTGAAAGGTGAAAAGGTTTGACAACAGAGAGGTAGGTAATGCTGCAGGAGTGGTTTGAGAAGCAGAGGCAGAACAAGATGTTGTAAACAATGGGGGATCAGCCCAAACCTAGGGGTGTTCGGGTTCATGTTCCACCAGTGAGATTTTTCTCCCATTTATGGCAGCCATAGGCACTATTTTTCAAGCTATTTTAGGCAGTAGCATGCCTAAAAATCTTAacatagtttgggaaaaacatgatagttgccaaagaaaaagaaatcatcCTGTAGAGCTGACATCCTATTTTGTATCTAAGTGTTCTCTGTCTTCATCACTCTGAAACTATAATATAACAGATGTTGAGGATGATTCATTTTTACTCCTGCCACttaaaaagaggcaaaatgtCCAATGTTGCCATTTTTAAGTTCCACAACAAAGGTAGGGTACAGCAATGTCAAGTAAAAGTGGTCCTCAGTGCTCTTAATTGCATATTAGGCCAACAAAAGAACATTTACTCAGATGTCTTTAGGGAAAAATAGAGTAGGATAATCAACATGGGCACATATTATCTGAATGACAGTTGTTAAAGGTATTTTAAAAATTTTTTGAGCAAACAAAAAGCTGAAGCCACCCCCACCCAGTCTGCCTCTGCTGAGAAGTTTTGCTGTGACTCTGGGTCATTACTGTTTCTGCTTTGATTCCAGGCTGACtatcactgcatttttccaccaAAGAACAAGATACAAATGTTTTTGAACATTCAGATGgtgagtgtttttttcttacagGTTTTAAGTTATGTGGTCTTTTAATTTCAGCAGTTTTTTTGTGTACTTAAACTTAGGCTACTCATCCCAGAAACAGTgtatcctacatttcccataatgcaacttgaTAGCATATTTTCTTAGACCCTATGAGCCAGGTAAATACAAGGGGTGTAACGATTCATCAGTCTGCATCGATGTATCGTTGCAGTATCATTGATGCAAGGTGAAAACATCAacccatatcatcatctttaggttatggttttattttgaaagtctgtgtcaccttcaaacagcggcaggcagatggcaagTAGCCAAGAAAAATACGATGAGGATGACGTTATTTACTCAAGAATTAATCAGCAATGTGGAAATACTATCGATTATGGAGAAAATACAGATCAACAGACAAAGACATTAGCTGCTCTCATTAGCTGTTTCTACAATGTTCAGCTAAACAAATGTATATGCAGGCCAAGATTCAACCCAGATGTTCTGTCAAGAGATGCAGCAATTTAAACCAGTGgtgactaataataataataacaataataataataataataataccattgaatgtaatttgttaagctatgagtagaGGATAAAAGCCTGTGAGCCTTTAGGCTAATTTGTACcatgtaaacatgcttaagctGATAATGGGGGACTAgcaaaaaaacaattgttttttctgtaaaccttgacagttattaccagtgttgggcaagttactctcaaaatgtaatatattacatatcatgagttaccttcatttgaaagtaataagttacttgATAATATAactctctgtgtagagtaataagTGACTCATTACAGTATGCAGTTTGCGTTACTTCCATCAAAATCACCTCAGAGGAACTAATgctcattttaaatggatgCACTTTATGCAACTATGCAAAGTATGGATGTTTATGTCACTTACGTCCCGCACGTAGTTATTTTGACCAAAACCACAATCTTTTTCCAAACTtaaccaagtattttttttgttctctaaacctaaccaaactacaacaaaactgtGGCTGTTCGCAAAGACTTTACACTggcattgttttcatgttgccaGTGCGTAATTTAAACACATTTCTTCATAATGCATTGTTAAGAGGTTGTGTCcattttgtgtatttctgtgagactgtaGTTTTTATAATACAAACTTTCTGTTACAAATTGGTCACCCAAGCAACCTTCACAGGCTTTAAAAGCTCCCTCCAGAACAGGCTGAGTAGTGCCCCTCATGACATATACACTGACTTTGATGTATattataaatgtgtttgtgtattatCAACATCAATTAAGTCATCCTTCAACTCTAAAATACTAACCCGCCCTGGGTGCCTGAACTGTCTGGGTTCATTTCACCATCACCGCCAAGTGTTCCCTCCTGTTCTTGTTTTCCCTGCAGACGAGCTTCCAGGATCAAATGCCACTTCTGATGATCACTTCTGATATTTGGTGGTTTCCATGTAAGTTATGAAATTGTAGAGCTTTCAGACAGCTGGACTTTGGCTTGTGCCTCCTTCAGGCCTGTGAAATCATAGTCCCTTCACATCATGGCATCATGACATGCATGATCTCCTCTGGAGCGTGGCCTTGATTTACTGCTCTCACAGTTTACTGGTTTTGAGGATGTGGGTGGCTAGAGGATTGGAGAAGTGTGGTGGAGTGGAGCACGCTGTTGCAAATGATAAATATTGCTGCCTGGAGCCTGGGGCTGGGCATCATGACAGCAGCGGCCTGATGTCCCAGGCAGCTCTGATTAACAGCCAGCAAcactgagaggagagagaggggagcggagataaaaaaaaaaacgagggaTCACAGCAGTTTAAAGGCTCGGAAATGGAAGTGGATGGGAGAGGAAGTTGGTGGAAGGAAATATTGGGGAAAGCTAGATGGATGCTGCGAAAGTGAAGGTGATTTTACGCCTATCAATAAGTAACGTGTCAGCTTCTATTAGAGGAGCAAATATCCTGAGCCTTGGAGCAGCTGTGCATCTCTGGGGCTTTAATGTCCAATAAGTGAGATCAGCAGCTCTGCACTCATGACAGAAAATACTTTCTCTGTTCATTTGCACTGAAATTAAATCAGGAGGTAGTTTTCCCTCTGAACAGTCAGAAATAAAGTGTTACTGGAAACTGATTTTAGTCTCTCAACAAAaatgtgcattactttttgtcaCATTGTAGTTGTATGTTAATTGCTAATTTCAATTTAGATTTTGCCAACAAAAACTAAAGACTACTTAGTAAGTTTTTGTAAGCAAATTTTAGTGTTTTGTTATGCACCATTTTAACTTGTACCTCCTAAAAGTGAAAAATTCCGATGAGGATACACTTGCTCAGTCagcattattacattattagaATAAGCATTATACAGCATTATTATTACAACTTACTGTCCTCTCACGATCATTCAGAGGCTGTATTAGAAAATGCCTCGAATTTGCTTTAGATGCACAGCTAAGAGATTGGACAACATTATAAAGGACTTATATATGCTATATTCATTTATCAAACATGTAGAATTACATTTATGTAGCTGACAGCCCTTATTAATCCTGCACTCATTCCAGCCAATGACCTATAAACACGAAAGATAGCACTAAACTTCTGTTGGCTTTTCATGAATGGTGGTGTGCTGACCTGTTTGCCCCAGCTGTTTTGTCACTGCTTCTTGCTTTAgaccatttttttcttttaccatcCAAGAAGTGGTAACACTACCTAACAGTAATACAGagaccaagtggcaacctccgggacttaaaaatgaagccaatgtggaggtgccaaaagctgcagttcctctaatggccacttgacgctggctccagaagtgagtcaatcctcatagacctccatgttaaaatgcccaactttacagcacaaataaacatgtttacagcctggtacaagaaACAGTTTTGGTATGTTCAGCTAATTTCCCccctcatgacaactgtacagga comes from the Epinephelus lanceolatus isolate andai-2023 chromosome 8, ASM4190304v1, whole genome shotgun sequence genome and includes:
- the LOC117258645 gene encoding protein FAM110A — translated: MPVETLRPSDGRLAGVPFTSAMPFRILNKGPDYFRRQAEPGARKLSAVERLEADKAKYVKSQQVALTRQAPIKPPIIRKPLVPPGMMLQCQISTPPARKVARCPADVENGGGRDGPGGRRGPALNLDILNNLINDVCDGPMPSSQSSSSTSPSSSSPSSGAKSIGSSLSAEQERSNRLLNNLKPLNHGTVNSSSTSSCTSSPLNNNLRTPAAEPTRRPPPIPARVPRIGVPVPYSSPNSVTVRRVDVRPQAEIRKPHRALLQPQLRPRQTAQGQVAHPQVPPPPPPAPSQNTPQPQTLPSPPVYLPPSPMLVRAGVIPPASPAFTRISNASSKGSSRKHPSLHRSKSDLSDRYSRATADLERFFNYCGLDPGEVESMGGVERFTRANSDIVSVSKLRSVSTPSSECGDEAFPAREDCGDEDDDDGPARANERVPYGISVIERNARVIKWLYGIRQARDANNAVSNV